One Coleofasciculus chthonoplastes PCC 7420 DNA window includes the following coding sequences:
- a CDS encoding DGQHR domain-containing protein: MSSPDKPKADIASQILEQDSQDRQALALLLDRHLARNDRLLVQKTQMGSTEAFIGSVTLEWLDSRVRFASQLPLFRQKFDPQTDNVIRDEETVDEILQRPLDWSRQAPLTQYLAARQAHKFPAVLVVHSPTWVDNPKAKEWDKQGRARQSAADFIPLDQNQTVGLLDVSPSVSIFALDGQHRLMGVQGLMTLLKTGRLQRYNKNKKPVGSVITIDDLIDEYQLDPAYLQRLAQEKIGIEFIPAVAKGETRDQARRRVRSIFVHVNLMALRLSKGQLALLNENDGFSIVARKIAVNHPLLKEVPGRNPRVNWDSATVAAKSTVLTTLQALNEMSQRYLDHPFPRWKPPEKKGLIPMRPDDEELEAGIDTFNQFFDHLASLPSYQRLEQGEETPQLRRFSFEKNGGEGNILFRPVGQIAFTQALGIVVFQKKLSLKMVFKKLCKYDAEGGFSQMETPQSLWYGVLFDPNKKRIMVSGRDLAARLLIYIIAGTEDGMEKAELRRELAEARTIEGKAVGFNGKFVKPRDVGLPPVL, encoded by the coding sequence ATGAGTAGCCCCGACAAGCCAAAAGCAGACATCGCCAGCCAAATCCTGGAACAAGACAGCCAGGATCGACAGGCGCTAGCCCTGCTATTGGATCGCCATTTAGCCAGAAACGATCGCCTCCTGGTTCAGAAAACCCAGATGGGGAGTACCGAAGCCTTTATCGGGTCTGTCACCCTAGAATGGTTAGATAGCCGCGTCCGCTTCGCCTCTCAACTCCCCCTATTTCGGCAAAAATTCGACCCCCAAACCGATAACGTCATCCGGGATGAAGAAACCGTCGATGAAATCCTCCAACGTCCCCTCGACTGGTCCCGTCAAGCCCCCCTCACCCAATACCTCGCCGCCCGCCAAGCCCACAAATTCCCCGCCGTTCTCGTCGTCCACAGCCCCACCTGGGTAGACAATCCCAAAGCCAAGGAATGGGATAAACAAGGACGCGCCCGCCAGTCTGCGGCGGATTTCATTCCCCTTGACCAAAACCAAACCGTCGGACTCCTGGATGTCTCACCCTCCGTATCCATCTTCGCCCTAGATGGTCAACACCGACTCATGGGTGTTCAGGGACTAATGACCTTACTTAAAACCGGAAGACTGCAACGTTACAACAAAAACAAGAAACCCGTGGGTAGTGTAATCACCATAGACGACCTAATCGACGAATACCAACTCGACCCCGCCTACCTACAACGCCTCGCCCAGGAAAAAATCGGTATTGAATTCATCCCCGCTGTCGCCAAAGGCGAAACCCGCGACCAAGCAAGGCGGCGCGTCCGGTCGATTTTCGTCCACGTCAACTTAATGGCATTACGCTTAAGTAAAGGACAACTGGCGCTATTAAATGAAAATGACGGTTTTTCCATCGTCGCCCGCAAAATCGCCGTCAACCATCCCTTATTAAAAGAAGTCCCCGGACGCAATCCCCGTGTTAATTGGGATAGCGCCACTGTCGCCGCCAAATCCACCGTATTAACCACCCTCCAAGCGTTAAATGAAATGTCTCAACGGTATCTAGACCACCCATTCCCCCGCTGGAAACCGCCGGAGAAGAAAGGGTTAATCCCGATGCGTCCCGATGATGAGGAATTAGAAGCCGGAATTGACACCTTTAATCAATTTTTTGACCACTTAGCCAGCTTACCCAGTTATCAACGATTAGAACAAGGAGAAGAAACCCCCCAGTTACGCCGTTTCAGCTTTGAGAAAAATGGCGGTGAGGGGAATATCCTCTTCCGTCCCGTGGGGCAAATTGCCTTTACCCAAGCGTTAGGAATTGTGGTATTTCAGAAAAAGTTATCGTTAAAAATGGTATTTAAGAAACTTTGTAAATACGACGCCGAAGGGGGATTTAGCCAGATGGAGACGCCCCAATCTCTATGGTATGGGGTGTTATTTGACCCGAATAAGAAGCGAATCATGGTATCAGGACGGGATTTAGCCGCCCGATTACTGATTTATATTATTGCGGGGACAGAGGATGGCATGGAAAAGGCAGAACTGCGGCGAGAATTAGCCGAAGCCAGAACAATTGAGGGGAAAGCAGTAGGGTTTAATGGTAAGTTTGTCAAGCCTAGAGATGTGGGACTTCCTCCCGTGTTGTGA
- a CDS encoding class I SAM-dependent methyltransferase: MNIFFEIHQNLPREAPGDNASTRQAFSLLTNVPPQPKILDIGCGPGMQTIELAKLTDGQIIAVDTHQPFLDELQRRALAEGVSDTINPLNQSMLSLDFAPHSFDILWSEGAIYIIGFETGLKSWQTLLKTGGYLVVSELCWLQPNPPTEVKQFWQTNYPDMKAIDDNLQLIEASGYRQIGHFVLPESSWWDNYYTPLKKRLENLRQKYSDEPQANQDIDNELQEIEIYQKYSDWYGYVFYIMQVQ, translated from the coding sequence GTGAACATTTTCTTTGAAATCCATCAAAACCTACCCAGAGAAGCCCCCGGTGACAACGCTTCCACCCGCCAAGCCTTTTCCCTACTAACCAATGTACCCCCACAACCCAAAATTTTAGACATCGGCTGTGGTCCAGGAATGCAAACTATCGAACTCGCTAAATTAACCGATGGACAAATTATCGCCGTCGATACTCATCAACCCTTTTTAGACGAATTGCAGCGTCGGGCGCTAGCTGAGGGCGTTTCTGATACCATTAATCCCCTCAATCAATCCATGTTGTCCTTAGACTTTGCCCCCCATAGCTTTGACATATTATGGTCAGAAGGGGCAATTTATATCATCGGGTTTGAAACTGGACTGAAATCCTGGCAAACGCTTCTCAAAACAGGAGGATATCTCGTTGTTTCTGAACTTTGCTGGTTACAGCCAAATCCCCCAACTGAGGTAAAACAGTTTTGGCAAACTAATTACCCTGACATGAAAGCAATTGATGATAATCTCCAGCTTATAGAAGCGTCAGGGTATCGCCAAATCGGTCATTTTGTACTACCTGAATCATCCTGGTGGGACAATTATTATACTCCATTAAAGAAAAGACTCGAAAATTTACGCCAGAAGTACAGCGATGAGCCGCAAGCGAATCAGGATATCGATAATGAATTACAAGAGATAGAAATCTATCAGAAGTATTCCGATTGGTATGGCTACGTCTTTTATATCATGCAAGTTCAATAA